One genomic window of Moorella glycerini includes the following:
- a CDS encoding class II glutamine amidotransferase: MLREGEYRIPSGCAISGFINKDGRRVNGSAIIQSIALMQERSNGLGGGFAAYGIYPEYQDYYALHLLFEDKLSRNQVEELIKDNFYIEAEDRIPTRHVRSIGKAPLLWRYFVTPRLSKIEESQETEADFMTRLVMRINDSVNGAYVVSSGKNMGAFKGVGYPEDIGEFFRLDEYQAYSWIAHGRFPTNTPGWWGGAHPFTLLDWSVVHNGEISSYGANRRFLEMYGYKMTLQTDTEVVAYAIDLLVRRHNLPLELAARVLAAPFWQEIDRLPAAERDLYTRLRVVYGSLLMNGPFSIIVGFSGGIMALNDRIKLRPLVAGSHAATLYVASEEAAIREICPDVERVWYPQGGEPVIGRLEEEAQCRLSA; encoded by the coding sequence ATGCTCAGGGAGGGAGAATACCGGATACCTTCGGGATGCGCCATCAGCGGCTTTATCAATAAAGACGGCCGCCGGGTTAACGGCAGCGCCATCATCCAGTCTATTGCCCTGATGCAGGAGCGCTCCAATGGCCTGGGTGGCGGCTTCGCCGCCTATGGCATTTACCCGGAATATCAAGATTATTATGCCCTCCACCTGCTCTTTGAGGATAAGCTGAGCCGCAACCAGGTGGAAGAGTTGATAAAGGATAATTTTTATATTGAAGCCGAAGACCGTATCCCCACCCGTCATGTCCGGTCCATTGGCAAAGCGCCCTTACTATGGCGCTATTTTGTAACCCCCAGGCTGTCGAAAATTGAAGAATCCCAAGAGACAGAGGCCGACTTCATGACGCGGCTGGTCATGCGCATCAATGATAGCGTCAACGGCGCCTATGTCGTTTCCAGCGGTAAAAACATGGGAGCCTTTAAAGGAGTGGGTTATCCCGAAGATATCGGCGAGTTTTTCCGCCTGGACGAGTACCAGGCCTACAGCTGGATTGCCCACGGCCGCTTTCCCACCAATACCCCCGGCTGGTGGGGCGGCGCTCATCCCTTTACCCTGCTGGATTGGTCGGTAGTTCATAACGGCGAGATATCTTCCTACGGGGCCAACCGGCGCTTTTTAGAAATGTACGGTTATAAAATGACCCTGCAGACCGATACTGAAGTAGTCGCCTACGCCATAGATTTACTGGTCCGGCGCCATAACCTGCCCCTGGAACTGGCGGCCAGGGTCCTGGCAGCCCCCTTCTGGCAGGAGATTGACCGCCTGCCCGCGGCGGAACGCGACCTTTATACCCGCCTGCGGGTAGTTTACGGTAGCCTCCTGATGAACGGGCCCTTTTCCATCATTGTCGGCTTTAGCGGCGGCATTATGGCCCTGAATGACCGCATTAAGCTGCGGCCCCTGGTAGCCGGCTCTCACGCCGCCACCCTGTATGTGGCCAGCGAGGAAGCAGCCATCCGGGAAATTTGCCCTGACGTGGAAAGGGTATGGTACCCGCAGGGTGGCGAGCCGGTCATCGGCCGCCTGGAGGAGGAAGCCCAATGCCGACTCTCAGCCTGA
- a CDS encoding 4Fe-4S dicluster domain-containing protein produces MKKVYARPAYCMNCHLCEVNCIVAHSRSRDLFRAYKRENLRGAARVIVEERLPLSVAVQCRHCDDPRCVAGCISGAMVKDPETGIVYCQEDKCVGCWTCVASCPYGAIRPGEKNGRPVPLKCDLCREADEPACVAGCPNRALVFEERRAGA; encoded by the coding sequence TTGAAAAAAGTGTATGCCCGGCCGGCCTACTGCATGAACTGTCACCTCTGCGAAGTGAACTGCATTGTGGCCCATTCCCGCAGCCGTGATCTTTTCCGGGCCTATAAGCGCGAGAATTTAAGGGGTGCGGCGCGGGTTATTGTCGAAGAGCGTTTGCCCCTCTCGGTAGCCGTCCAGTGCCGTCACTGCGATGACCCCCGCTGTGTGGCCGGCTGCATCTCCGGGGCCATGGTCAAAGATCCGGAGACGGGGATTGTCTACTGCCAGGAAGACAAATGTGTGGGTTGCTGGACCTGTGTGGCCAGCTGTCCTTATGGCGCCATCCGGCCCGGGGAGAAAAACGGCCGCCCGGTGCCTTTAAAATGCGACCTCTGCCGGGAGGCTGATGAGCCGGCCTGCGTGGCCGGCTGTCCCAACCGGGCCCTTGTTTTTGAGGAAAGGAGGGCAGGGGCATGA
- the glnA gene encoding type I glutamate--ammonia ligase, which yields MDDKEKRAAVLNRAEEWGVKFVRLQFTDIFGVLKNVAIPVDQLPKALNNELMFDGSSIEGFVRIEESDMYLRPDPDTFVVFPWRPHEGTVARLICDVYNPDGTPFAGCPRCALKKVTAEAAAMGYTMNAGPEAEFFLFHTDASGRPTLETHDRAGYFDLTPVDLGEDARRDMVLTLEQLGFEIEASHHEVAPGQHEIDFKYAEALTTADRIATFKFVVRTIAQRHGLHATFMPKPIYGINGSGMHVNISLSKDGRNAFYDPEDKLGLSQTAYQFIAGVMTHARALAAVTNPTVNSYKRLVPGYEAPVYIAWSPRNRSPLIRVPAKRGPSTRIEVRHPDPSCNPYLALAVLLKAGLDGIKKGLTPPPPTDKNIFAMTPAELQAEGIGVLPGSLDEALEALAADEVIKEALGPHIYERLTLAQKLECEQYRTRVHQWEIDQYLTKF from the coding sequence ATGGATGACAAGGAAAAACGGGCGGCTGTCCTAAACCGGGCCGAGGAATGGGGGGTAAAATTTGTTCGCCTCCAGTTTACCGATATTTTTGGGGTATTGAAAAATGTAGCCATTCCCGTGGACCAGTTGCCCAAGGCCCTCAACAATGAACTCATGTTTGACGGCTCTTCCATTGAAGGCTTTGTGCGCATTGAAGAGTCGGATATGTACCTGCGCCCCGATCCCGACACCTTCGTTGTTTTCCCCTGGCGGCCCCATGAGGGGACGGTAGCCCGCCTCATTTGCGACGTTTATAACCCCGACGGCACGCCCTTTGCCGGTTGTCCCCGCTGTGCCCTGAAGAAGGTTACGGCCGAAGCAGCCGCCATGGGTTACACCATGAACGCCGGGCCGGAAGCAGAGTTCTTCCTTTTCCACACCGACGCCTCCGGCCGGCCGACCCTGGAAACCCATGACCGGGCCGGTTACTTTGACCTCACCCCGGTGGACCTGGGTGAAGACGCCCGCCGGGATATGGTCCTGACCCTGGAGCAATTGGGCTTTGAAATCGAAGCCTCCCATCACGAGGTCGCCCCCGGCCAGCATGAGATTGACTTTAAATACGCCGAGGCCCTGACCACGGCTGACCGCATTGCCACGTTTAAATTTGTGGTACGGACCATTGCCCAGCGCCACGGCCTCCATGCCACCTTTATGCCCAAGCCTATTTACGGCATTAACGGTTCGGGTATGCACGTTAATATCTCCCTGTCAAAAGACGGCCGGAACGCCTTTTACGATCCCGAGGACAAGCTGGGTCTAAGCCAGACCGCCTACCAGTTTATCGCCGGCGTCATGACTCATGCCCGTGCCCTGGCAGCCGTAACCAACCCGACGGTCAATTCTTATAAACGGCTGGTGCCTGGTTATGAAGCGCCGGTCTATATCGCCTGGTCGCCGCGCAACCGCAGCCCCTTGATCCGCGTGCCGGCCAAACGCGGTCCTTCCACCCGCATTGAAGTACGGCACCCGGATCCTTCCTGCAACCCCTATCTGGCCCTGGCTGTACTGCTGAAGGCCGGTCTGGACGGGATTAAAAAAGGCCTGACCCCGCCGCCGCCGACGGATAAAAATATCTTTGCCATGACCCCGGCCGAACTCCAGGCGGAAGGCATCGGCGTCCTGCCGGGAAGCCTTGATGAAGCCCTGGAAGCCCTGGCCGCAGATGAGGTTATCAAGGAAGCCCTGGGACCCCATATCTATGAGCGCCTGACCCTGGCCCAGAAACTCGAATGTGAACAGTACCGTACCAGGGTACACCAGTGGGAGATCGACCAGTACCTGACGAAATTTTAG
- a CDS encoding glutamate synthase-related protein: MPTLSLMPPEFSVARDDNKCIKCLACVRQCGFDAQKYDAEDDRLYTIDANCVNCQRCVSICPAGALTIYKNPPPMRPNAHWTEGHLRNIVKQAETGGVLLTGMGNDQPFPTYFDRLLLNASQVTNPSIDPLREPMELRTYLGSRTEPVSREERKDKTKTPLVPIETPIMFSAMSYGSISHEAFESLARAAKAFGTLFNTGEGGLPADLYQYADHAVVQVASGRFGVHAGYLNAGRVIEIKIGQGAKPGIGGHLPGEKITAPVAATRMIPEGTDALSSAPHHDIYSIEDLKQLIFTLKEATRYQKPVSVKISAVHNVAAIASGIARAGADIIAIDGFRGGTGAAPTMIRDHVGIPIELAIAAVDQRLREEGIRNQVSLVAAGGFRSSADVVKAIALGADAVYIATAALIALGCHLCQKCYTGKCSWGIATQDPYRSRRLNPEIGAERLYNLLRGWSHEIKEMLGGMGINSIESLRGNRLHLQGVGLNEVELKLLGVKHAGEAM; encoded by the coding sequence ATGCCGACTCTCAGCCTGATGCCGCCTGAATTCAGTGTCGCCCGCGATGACAACAAATGCATTAAATGCCTGGCCTGCGTGCGCCAGTGCGGCTTTGACGCCCAAAAGTATGACGCTGAAGACGATCGCCTCTATACCATTGATGCCAACTGCGTCAACTGCCAGCGCTGCGTCAGCATCTGCCCGGCCGGGGCGCTGACTATTTATAAAAACCCGCCGCCTATGCGGCCCAATGCCCACTGGACGGAAGGCCACCTGCGCAACATTGTCAAGCAGGCGGAAACCGGCGGGGTGCTCCTCACCGGCATGGGTAACGACCAGCCCTTTCCTACCTATTTCGACCGGCTGCTCCTTAACGCCAGCCAGGTGACCAATCCTTCCATTGATCCTTTAAGGGAACCAATGGAACTGCGGACTTACCTGGGCAGCCGGACCGAGCCGGTAAGCAGGGAGGAACGCAAGGATAAAACCAAAACACCCCTGGTACCCATAGAAACCCCTATCATGTTTTCCGCCATGTCTTACGGGTCCATCAGCCATGAAGCCTTTGAATCCCTGGCCCGGGCGGCCAAAGCATTCGGCACCCTGTTTAATACCGGTGAAGGCGGCCTGCCTGCAGACCTCTACCAGTATGCCGATCACGCCGTGGTGCAGGTGGCCTCGGGCCGCTTCGGCGTCCATGCCGGTTACCTGAATGCCGGGCGGGTGATCGAAATTAAAATCGGCCAGGGAGCCAAACCGGGCATCGGCGGCCACCTGCCGGGGGAAAAGATTACCGCGCCTGTGGCCGCGACGAGAATGATACCGGAGGGTACCGATGCCCTGTCATCGGCTCCCCATCATGATATCTACTCCATTGAAGACTTGAAGCAGTTAATCTTTACCTTAAAAGAAGCAACCCGTTACCAGAAACCGGTATCCGTCAAAATTTCGGCCGTCCATAACGTGGCGGCCATTGCCAGCGGTATTGCCCGGGCCGGGGCCGATATCATCGCCATTGACGGCTTTCGCGGGGGAACCGGGGCGGCCCCTACCATGATCCGGGACCATGTGGGTATTCCCATCGAGCTGGCCATTGCCGCCGTGGACCAACGCTTGCGCGAGGAAGGCATCCGCAACCAAGTATCCCTGGTGGCTGCCGGGGGCTTCCGCAGCAGCGCCGATGTGGTGAAGGCCATTGCCCTGGGTGCCGATGCGGTCTACATCGCCACCGCCGCCTTGATTGCCCTGGGCTGCCACCTCTGCCAGAAATGCTATACCGGCAAGTGCAGCTGGGGTATTGCCACCCAGGACCCCTACCGCAGCCGGCGCTTGAACCCGGAAATCGGCGCCGAACGCCTCTACAACCTGCTGCGGGGCTGGTCCCACGAGATAAAAGAAATGCTGGGCGGCATGGGCATCAACTCCATTGAGAGCCTGCGCGGCAACCGCCTGCACCTGCAGGGCGTAGGCTTAAACGAAGTGGAACTGAAGCTCCTGGGTGTCAAGCATGCCGGCGAAGCAATGTAG